Part of the Tachyglossus aculeatus isolate mTacAcu1 chromosome 23, mTacAcu1.pri, whole genome shotgun sequence genome, aattctcccccttctagactgtgagcccactgtggggtagggaccgtctctctatgttgccaacttggacttcccaagcgcttagtccagtgctctgcacacagtaagcactcaatacatacgattgaatgaatgaaaatgtattttacttgtccatatttattctgtttattttgttaatatgtattgttttgttgtctgtctcccccttctagcctgtgagcccgccgtcgggcagggaccgtctctctatgttgccaactgggacttcccaagcgcttagtccagtgctctgcacacagtaaacgctcaataaatacgattgaatgaatgaatgaatgggcttcggagtcagctccgccaactgtcagctgtgtgactttgggcaagtcgcttcacttctctgggcctcagttccctcatctgtaaaatggggatgaagactgggagccccccgtgggacctcctcatcacctcgtaacggtgctttgcacatagtaagcgcttaataaatgccattattattattattaatcagaggcTTCCTGCTTACCAAGTCTCCTTTCTCCATATCCTGCTTCTTGAGGTAGCTTAATACGGACACCGCGTCCTTCTCCATCTTATATTGCTTCCTCTTTAGTTCTTCGTTCTCTTGGGCCAGTTTGCGGGAAGCGTCCCGGTATTCCGTCCGGGACAGCTCTGTGATTTCCAGACGAGTCTCCCAGAGGGTCGCGTTGGCCTTGGCTCGCTCCATTTCGGATTCCTTGGCCAACTTCAGggactttttcctcccctttttcctgtGTGGGAAGGAGGCGTTTCAGAGTGGGCGCCTCCGACTTGCCCGCTTTCGGAGAAAGGGTTGGcctttcattcgttcgatcgtatttattgagcgcttcctgtgtgcagagcactggactaagcgcttgggaaggccaagttggcaacatctagagacggtccctacccgacagcgggctcacagtctagaagggggagacagacaacaaaacaaaacatattaacaaaataaaataaatatgtacaaataaaatagagtaataaatatgtacaaatatatatacatatatacaggtgctgtggggacctttggtcattcattgattgagcgcttactgcgtgcagagcactgtactaagtgcttggaaagtacagttcgggcacatagtaagtgcttcacaaatacccttattgttattattattattattattattatcccagcgcttagaacagtgctgggcacatagtaagcgcttcacaaataccattattgttattattattatcccagcgcttagaacagtgctgggcacatagtaagcgcttcacaaattcccttattgatattattatcccagcgcttagaacagtgctgggcacatagtaagcgcttcacaaatgcccttattgttattattatcccagcgcttagaacagtgctgggcacatagtaagcgcttcacaaatgccctgttattattatcatcccagcacttagaacagtgctgggcaaatagtaagcacttcacaaatgcccttattattattattattattattattattactatcccagggcttagaacagtgctgggcacatagtaagcacttcacaaataccattattgttattattattatcccagtgcttagaacagtgctgggcacatagtaagtgcctcacaaatgcccttattgttattattatcccagcgcttagaatagtgctgggcacatagcgcttcacaaataccattattgttattattaccccagcgcttagaaccgtgctgggcacatagtaagcgcttcacaaatcccattattatttgtattattattatcccagcgcttagaacagtgctgggcccacagtaagcgcttcccaaatgccattattgttattatgattgttatcccagcacttagaacagtgctgggcccatagtaagcgcttccaaagcgcttcccaaatgcatttattgttattattattgttattccagcgcttagaacagtgctgggcccatagtaagcgcttcccaaataccattattgttattattattgttatcccagcgcttagaacagtgctgggcccatagtaagcgcttcccaaataccattattgttattattattgttatcccagcgcttagaacagtgctgggcccatagtaagcgcttcccaaataccattattgttattattattgttatacccagcgcttagaacagtgctgggcgcatagtaagcgcttcccaaataccattattgttattattattgttatcccagcgcttagtacagtgctgggcccctagtaagcgcttcccaaatgccgtcgttattatcttgattggcctgtctccccctcagcgctcagtacggtgcccgggcacgtagtaggcgccccCCAACTGCCAGCCACGGGGAGGGAGGGCCCCCGGGCTTTGGTGCAGAGCGTTTTGCGGAGGGTGGGCGGGTCCTCACCCCTtcgccttctccttcttcttcctgcccTTCTCCTTCGCCATCACCGCCCTGGTCCCCAACCGCGCTCCCGTTGCTAAGGACACTCCGGTTGCTAGGCTCCGGGCAGGACGCACGGCGTCATGACGTCACGCGCAAACACCAGCTCCCCGTTGCTAGGGACGCTCCGTTTGCTAGGCTCCGGGCAGGACGCACGGCGTCATGACGTCACGCGCAAACAGCCTCCCCGTTGCTAAGGACGCTCCGGTTGCTATGCCCGGGGCAGGACGCACGGCGTCATGACGTCACGCGCAAAACACCGCCTCTCTGTTGCTAAGGACGCTCTAGAGGGGACAGGCGGCGTGGTGACGTCACACGCAGGCGGGGTTGGGGCCCCGCCTCTCTGTCGCTTGGGAAGCTTGAGTTCCCCAGGGCGCTTGGCGTGGTGACGTCACGCGCAggcgggctgggaggggggcccgCCTCTCCGCCGCCGAGGAGGTGCGGCGTGGTGACGTCACACGCAGGCGGGCTGGAGGCCCGCCTCTGTCGCTAGGGAAACAGATTGCCGGGGATACGCAGAGCGATGACGTCACGCGCAGCCCAGCGGGGCCACCGCCTCCCGGTTGCCAAGGACGCTTCCGTTGCCAGGCTCCGGGGAGCACGCACGGCGTGGTGACGTCACGCGCAGGCGCGCTGGGGGCCCCGCCTCTGTCGCTAGGGAAGATTGGATTGCCGAGGATGCGCGGCGTGGTTACGTTAACTTTTGACGTTCCGCAACGGGAAGGAAAACGATATTGGCcaaggaatgttgccaacttggacttcccaagcgcttcgtgcagtgctccgcacacagtaagcgctcaataagtacgattgaatgaatgaatgaatgaatgaaggaaggaggaggtgcgGCGTGGTGACGTCACCGCAGCCCAGCGGTTGTTAAGGACGCTTCAGTTGCCAGGCTCCGGGGAGCACGGACGGCGTGGTGACGTCACGCGCAggcgggccgggaggggggcgTGGAGTGGGACGTCACGCGCAGCCAGGCGGGGGCCCCCGCTGCGGTTGCTACGGACGCTTCCGTTGCCAGGCTCCACGGCGTGGTGACGTCACGCGCAGTTGGGCTCGTGGGAGGGGGACGCCTGGGACGCCGAGGAGGCGCGGCGTGGTGACGTCACACGCCGCCGTCGCTATGGAAACCACgtggggcgcatgcgcagtggggGCGAGGCCCGGGCGGGCGGCGGCCACGGGGCCTGAGGCGGCGGCCGGTGAGTGCCCTTCCCCCacctattattttcatttttattattattaatatcgttGATATTATTACCAATAGTCACTTTTGCTTCTTGTGTGCCAAACCCTGTCGTAAGCTCTGTGCTGGGCCCCGGCTGCCCCGCTTCTGACGGCTGAGGGaaatgaccggcccaaggtcactcggcaggcccgggattcgaacccaggacccgcTGGCGGGCCCTTGGCGGATCGAGCGCCTGttgggtgccaacttggacttcccaggcgcttagtacagtgctctgcacacggtaagcgctcaataaatacgattggatgaatgaatgaatgttagtcaactttggtctctagatgttgccatcttggacttcccaagcgcttagtacagtgttctgcacacagtaagcgctcaataaatacgattaaatgaatgagtgaatgttagtCAAgtttggtctctatatgttgccatcttggacttcccaagcgcttagtccagtgctctgcacatagtaagcgctcaataaatacaattggatgaatgaatgaatgttaggcagggacggtctctatatgttaccaacttggacttcccaagcgcttagtccagtgctctgcacacagtaagcgctcaacaaatacgattaaatgaatgaatgaatgttaggcaaggatggtctctatatgttgccattttggacttcccaagcgcttagtccagcgctctgcacacagtaagcgctcaataaatacgattggatgaattaatgaatgttaggcagggactgtctctagttgtcgccaacttggacttcccaagcgcttagtacagtgctctgtacacaggaagcactcaataaatacgattggatgaatgaatgaatgaatgttaggcagggacggtctctagatgtcgccaacttgtccttcccaagcgcttagtccagtgctctgcacacagtaagcgctcaataaatacgattgagtgagtgaatgaatgttaggtagggaccgtctagtgttctgcacacagtaagcgctcaataaatgcgattaaatgaatgcagGAATGTTAGGcaaggatggtctctatatgttgccatcttggacttcccaagcgcttagtacagtgctctgcacacagtaagcgctcaatatatacgattgattgaatgaatgaatgaatgttaggtagggcccgtctctagatgttgccaacttggacttcccaagcgcttagtacagtggtctgcacacagtaagagctcaataaatactattgaatgaaggaatgaatgttaggtagggaccgtctctctatgttgccaacgtgcccttcccaagcgtttagtacagtgctctgcacataggaagcgctctgtaaatacgattgaatgaatgaatgttaggcagGGAcggtctgtagatgttgccaacttggacttcccaagcgcttagtccagtgctctgcacacagcgctcaataaatacgattgagtgaatgaatattagatAGGGACcatctagtgttctgcacacagtaagcgctcaataaatacgattgagtgaatgaatgaatgttaggtagggaccgtctctagatgttgccaacttggacttcccaagcgcttagtccagtgctctgcacacagtaagtgttcagtaaatacgattgaatgaatgaatgaatgttaggtagggacccgggtctctagatgttgccaccttggacttcccaagcgcttagtccagtgctctgcacacaggaagcgctcaataaatatgattgaatgaatgaatgttaggtagggaccgtctctagatgttgccaacgtagatgtcccaagcgcttagtccagtgctctgcacacaggaagtgctcaataaatgcgattgaatgaatgaattccctttggAGAGTTTCTACGAAGCAAGGAAATTTTAGATTTTGTTCCTGGAGGACAGGAAAGGAACTCCGTATGGATGGTTTCTATGGAGCAAGAGAGTTTTCCTCAGAGTTCATTGAGggcttattaatagtaataataataatggttattaagcgcttactatgtgcaaagcactgttctaagcgctggggaggttacaaggtaatcaggttgtttcacttggtgctcacagtcttcatccccattttacagatgaggtaactgaggcccagagaagtgaagtgacttatccagagtcacacagctgacagttggcagagctgggatttgaacccatgacctctgactcttgcatgctgtgtgactttgggcaggtcacatccctctctgtgcctcggtctcctccCCTGTAAATGGGATTAGatacccggcctccctcccccttggactttgTGGGATGGGGCCTGTGTTCAAATTCTACTGTGTTGcatttatctcagcacttagggCCGCGCACGTCGTAAGCACTTTCAGCAGGGacggggtctgctaattctgtgggagcgtcctctcccaagcgcttagaacagtgctctgcacatagtgagcgctcattaagtgccactgattgatggtaactattaatattgttattcagTGGAGTGGATGTATGCGGTCTTCAGGATTTCAGTCAGGTTTTCAGCAATAATGCTACCCCGTCACCTGTTGGTTAGAAACTTTTGATGGTTCGTAGAGACAAAAGGATCTTTTAGCACTACGAATGATtgtgttcccttctcctctttcgagcactcgataaatgccattgattgataactattAATACTGTTATTCGGTGGAGTGGATGTATGCGGTCTTCAGAAtttcagtagtagcaataatgctACCCCGTCACCTGTTGGTGAGAAACTTTTGATGGTGAGCAAAGAGACAAAAGGATCTTTTAGCACTTGGAATGATtgtgttcccttctcctctttctagcacttgataaatgccattgattgataactattAATACTGTTATTCGGTGGAGTGGATGTTTGCGGTCTTCAGAAtttcagtagtagcaataatttCAGTAGCAATAATGCTACCCCGTCATCTGTTGGTGAGAAACTTTTGATGGTTAGCCAAGAGACAAAAGGATCTTTTAGCACTTGGAATGATtgtgttcccttctcctctttcgagcactcgataaatgccattgattgataactattAATACTGTTATTCGGTGGAGTGGATGTATGCGGTCTCCAGAAtttcagtagtagcaataatgctACCCCGTCACCTGTTGGTGAGAAACTTTTGATGGTGAGCAAAGAGACAAAAGGATCTTTTAGCACTTGGAATGATTGTGTTCCCTTCTTCTctttgagcactcgataaatgccattgattgataactcttAATACTGTTATTCGGTGGAGTGGATGTATGCGGTCTTCAGAAtttcagtagtagcaataatttCATTAGCAATAATGCTACCCCGTCACCTGTTGGTGAGAAACTTTTGATGGTTAGTAGAGACAAAAGGATCTTTTAGCACTAGGAATGATTGtgttcccttctcctctgtcgagcactcgataaatgccattgattgataactattAATACTGTTATTCGGTGGAGTGGATGTATGCGGTCTTCAGAAtttcagtagtagcagtaatgctACCGTGTCACCTGTTGGTGAGAAACTTTTGATGGTGAGcaaagagacagaaggatctTTTAGCACTTGGAATGATtgtgttcccttctcctctttcgagcacttgataaatgccattgattaataacTATTAATACTGTTATTCGGTGGAGTGGATGTATGCAGTCTTCAGAAtttcagtagtagcaataatttCACTAGTAATAATGCTACCCCGTCACCTGTTGGTGAGAAACTTTTGATGGTTAGCCAAGAGACAAAAGGATCTTTTAGCACTTGGAATGATtgtgttcccttctcctctttcgagcactcgataaatgccattgattgataactattAATACTGTTATTCGGTGGAGTGGATGTATGCGGTCTCCAGAAtttcagtagtagcaataatgctACCCCGTCACCTGTTGGTGAGAAACTTTTGATGGTTAGACAAGAGACAAAAGGATCCTTTAGCACTTGGAATGATTGtgttcccttttcctctttcgagcactcgataaatgccattgattgataactcttAATACTGTTATTCGGTGGAGGGGATGTATGCGGTCTTCAGAAttttagtagtagcaataatttcATTAGCAATAATGCTACCCCGTCATTTGTTGGTGAGAAACTTTTCATGGTTAGTAGAGACAAAAGGATCTTTTAGCACTAGGAATGATtgtgttcccttctcctctttcgagcactcgataaatgccattgattgataactattAATACTGTTATTCGGTGGAGTGGATGTGTGCGGTCTCCAGAAtttcagtagtagcaataatgctACCCCGTCACCTGTTGGTGAGAAACTTTTGATGGTTAGCCAAGAGACAAAAGGATCCTTTAGCACTAGGAATGACTGTGTTCCCTTCGCCTCTatcgagcactcgataaatgccattgattgataactattAATACTGTTATTCAGTGGAGTGGATGTATGCGGTCTTCAGAAtttcagtagtagcaataatttCAGTAGTAATAATGCTACCCCGTCATCTGTTGGTGAGAAACTTTTGATGGTTAGTAGAGACAAAAGAATCTTTTAGCACTTGGAATGACtgtgttcccttctcctctttcgagcacttgataaatgccattgattgataactattAATACTGTTATTCGGTTGAGTGGATGTATGCGGTCTTCAGAAtttcagtagtagcaataatgctACCCCCTCACCTGTTGGTGAGAGACTTTTGATGGTTAATAGAGACAAAAGGATCTTTTAGCACTTGGAATGATTGGGTTCCCTTCTCTTTCGAacactcgataaatgctattgattgataactaTTAATACTGTTATTCGGTGGAGTGGATGTATGCGGTCTTCAGAAttttagtagtagcaataatttcATTAGCAATAATGCTACCCCCTCACCTGTTGGTGAGAAACTTTTGATGGTTAGCCAAGAGACAAAAGGATCTTTTAGCACTAGGAATGATtgtgttcccttctcctctttcgaacactcgataaatgccattgattgataactattAATACTGTTATTTGGTGGGGTGGATGTATGCGGTCTTCAGAAtttcagtagtagcaataatttCAGTAGTAATAATGCTACCCCGTCATCTGTTGGTGAGAAACTTCTTTGATGGTTAGTAGAGACAAAAGGATCTTTTAGCACTTGGAATGATTGTGTTGCCTTTTCTTTCgaacacttgataaatgccattgattgataactattAATACTGTTATTTAGTGGAGTGGATGTATGCGGTCTTCAGAATTTCAGTAGTAATAATTTCAGTAGCAATAATTCTACCTGTTGGTGAGAAACTT contains:
- the LOC119944754 gene encoding basal body-orientation factor 1-like isoform X2 → MAKEKGRKKKEKAKGKKGRKKSLKLAKESEMERAKANATLWETRLEITELSRTEYRDASRKLAQENEELKRKQYKMEKDAVSVLSYLKKQDMEKGDLIEKLKQQLVDAKKQAQEENEKLGAIEKRGGPESASGREAAPPGGYSPEGPGSKSSVGRLSAR